The following proteins come from a genomic window of Triticum aestivum cultivar Chinese Spring chromosome 6A, IWGSC CS RefSeq v2.1, whole genome shotgun sequence:
- the LOC123127960 gene encoding GDSL esterase/lipase At5g55050, which translates to MATASAARIVPVLLALAALICAAAEASPAKVPAMYVFGDSTADVGSNNYLPGSAVPRANFPHNGVDFPTSRPTGRFSNGFNGIDFLALNMGFKRSPPPFLSVANRTNRQIARGLLGANFASAGSGVLDTTGDSIVSMSKQVEQFAILRCNISARIGKEAADTVLSRSLFVISTGGNDIFAFFSANSTPTAAQMQLFTANLVSQYKNHVKALFGLGARKLAVIDVPPIGCCPYPRSLHPLGACIDVLNELTRGLNKGVKDAMHGLSVSLGGLKYSIGSSHAVVQSIMKHPQRLGFKEVTMACCGSGKFNGKSGCTPNATLCDNRHEYLFWDLLHPTHATSKLAAAAIYNGSLHFAAPINFRQLAEDQC; encoded by the exons ATGGCCACGGCGTCGGCGGCGCGGATAGTGCCGGTGCTGCTGGCCCTCGCGGCCCTCATCtgcgcggcggcggaggcgtcgcCAGCGAAGGTGCCGGCGATGTACGTGTTCGGGGACTCCACGGCCGACGTCGGCAGCAACAACTACCTGCCTGGCAGCGCGGTGCCGCGGGCCAACTTCCCGCACAACGGCGTCGACTTCCCCACCTCGCGCCCCACCGGCCGCTTCAGCAATGGCTTCAACGGCATCGACTTCTTAG CTCTGAACATGGGCTTCAAGCGCAGCCCCCCGCCGTTCCTCTCGGTGGCCAACAGAACCAACAGGCAGATCGCGCGAGGGCTGCTGGGAGCAAACTTCGCCTCCGCAGGATCAGGCGTTCTTGACACGACG GGTGACTCCATCGTCTCGATGAGCAAGCAGGTCGAGCAGTTCGCCATTCTGCGATGCAACATCTCTGCGCGCATCGGCAAAGAGGCGGCCGACACCGTGCTGTCGAGGTCCCTGTTTGTCATCAGCACCGGCGGCAACGACATCTTCGCCTTCTTCTCGGCGAACAGCACGCCGACGGCCGCGCAGATGCAGCTGTTCACCGCCAACCTGGTTTCGCAGTACAAAAATCATGTGAAG GCTCTGTTCGGCCTCGGGGCGAGGAAGTTGGCCGTGATCGACGTCCCGCCGATCGGGTGCTGCCCCTACCCGAGAAGCCTGCACCCTCTCGGTGCCTGTATCGACGTCCTCAACGAGCTGACCCGTGGGCTCAACAAGGGCGTCAAGGACGCCATGCATGGCCTCAGCGTCAGCTTGGGTGGCCTCAAGTACTCCATCGGGAGCTCCCACGCCGTCGTGCAAAGCATCATGAAGCACCCCCAAAGACTAG GGTTCAAGGAGGTGACCATGGCGTGCTGCGGCTCCGGCAAGTTCAACGGCAAGTCGGGCTGCACGCCCAACGCCACGCTGTGCGACAACCGGCACGAGTACCTCTTCTGGGACCTGCTGCACCCGACTCACGCCACGTCCAAGCTCGCCGCCGCGGCCATCTACAACGGCTCGCTGCACTTCGCAGCGCCCATAAACTTCAGGCAGCTAGCGGAGGACCAGTGCTAG